One segment of uncultured Tolumonas sp. DNA contains the following:
- the norV gene encoding anaerobic nitric oxide reductase flavorubredoxin, with product MTLHVKNNIYWVGKQDWELREFHGSEYSTHKGSSYNSYLIKEEKVALIDTVWSPYADEFVTNLANEIPLEKIDFIIANHAEIDHSGALPALLAKIPNTPIYCTANGVKSLKGHFHQDWNFQVVKTGDSLDLGNGKKLVFVEAPMLHWPDSMMTYMTDDAVLFSNDAFGQHYASDQLYNDLVDQNELHNECIKYYANILTPFSKLVTQKIHEVLSFNLPLDMICTSHGIIWRDNPAQIVEQYLKWAGSYQENQITLIYDTMWESTRKMSEAIASGIRKADPTVTIKQFNLANSDKNDVLTQVFKSKAILIGSPTINNVMLPQVAALLEEIQGLRFTGKTAAAFGSHGWNGGAVNRITQRLKECGFNTLEGTKVEWRPTQEALQECEAYGKNLVAQLGGVSASETKQTAIETELPCMVCRTCSWVYDPAEGEANQGIEAGTAWEDVPESFLCPVCFMGKDDFDPKTETVAKAA from the coding sequence ATGACTTTGCACGTTAAGAACAATATCTACTGGGTTGGCAAACAAGACTGGGAACTGCGCGAATTTCATGGCAGTGAATATTCCACCCATAAAGGCTCTAGCTATAACAGTTACCTGATCAAAGAAGAGAAGGTAGCGTTGATTGATACGGTGTGGAGCCCATATGCCGATGAGTTCGTGACAAATCTGGCGAATGAAATTCCGTTAGAGAAAATCGACTTCATCATTGCCAACCATGCAGAAATTGATCATAGCGGCGCACTGCCAGCGTTACTGGCGAAAATTCCAAATACGCCGATTTACTGCACCGCCAATGGCGTGAAATCGCTGAAAGGGCATTTCCACCAAGACTGGAATTTCCAGGTCGTCAAAACAGGTGATTCTCTTGATTTGGGGAATGGTAAAAAGCTGGTGTTTGTCGAAGCGCCGATGCTGCACTGGCCGGACAGCATGATGACCTATATGACCGACGATGCGGTGTTATTCAGTAATGACGCGTTTGGTCAGCACTATGCCAGCGATCAGCTCTATAACGATCTGGTTGATCAAAATGAACTGCATAATGAATGTATTAAATATTATGCCAACATCCTGACGCCGTTCAGCAAACTGGTGACGCAGAAAATTCATGAAGTGTTGTCATTCAATCTGCCACTGGACATGATCTGTACCTCTCACGGCATTATCTGGCGTGATAATCCGGCGCAGATCGTCGAGCAATATCTGAAATGGGCCGGTTCCTATCAGGAAAATCAGATCACGCTGATTTACGACACCATGTGGGAAAGCACCCGCAAGATGTCGGAAGCGATTGCCTCTGGCATTCGTAAAGCCGACCCAACCGTGACAATCAAACAATTCAATCTGGCGAATTCGGATAAGAACGATGTATTGACGCAGGTATTTAAATCGAAAGCGATTTTGATCGGCTCACCAACCATCAATAACGTAATGTTGCCGCAGGTCGCTGCGTTGCTGGAGGAGATCCAGGGTTTACGTTTCACCGGAAAAACTGCCGCGGCATTTGGTAGCCATGGCTGGAACGGTGGTGCGGTAAATCGTATTACTCAGCGTTTGAAAGAGTGCGGTTTTAACACGTTAGAAGGCACCAAAGTGGAATGGCGCCCGACACAAGAAGCGCTACAAGAATGCGAAGCTTACGGCAAAAATCTGGTGGCACAATTGGGCGGTGTTTCTGCATCCGAAACGAAACAAACTGCCATCGAAACTGAATTGCCGTGCATGGTTTGTCGCACCTGCTCATGGGTTTATGACCCAGCAGAAGGGGAAGCGAATCAGGGCATTGAAGCGGGAACAGCGTGGGAAGATGTGCCAGAAAGTTTCCTGTGTCCGGTTTGTTTTATGGGTAAAGATGATTTCGACCCAAAAACTGAAACTGTCGCCAAAGCCGCGTAA
- a CDS encoding DeoR/GlpR family DNA-binding transcription regulator — MLQAERHHKINELLKENGSLLVNDLSTMLNISKETIRRDLAFLEKKGYLHRTHGGAVPVGNQLKHISTPVDLDYEESGEAFRIRSNQNTDTKIKMAKKALAYIEPGDIILLDSSTSSWFLARQIPDIEITALTTSLNTIHALACKSNIRVIGLGGEYSEKYESFSGPLTESIVKEFNINKLFFSCHGIGLTTGIRESNENQARLKQMMISVADKSILLCDSSKVERRSFCKVCDYSKIDVLITDQLPSDEYRTEIGWNNVKIIETSKK; from the coding sequence ATGTTGCAGGCTGAAAGACATCACAAAATAAATGAGCTGCTGAAAGAGAACGGCTCACTATTAGTGAATGATCTATCAACAATGCTGAATATCTCAAAAGAGACCATTCGACGGGATTTGGCCTTTTTAGAGAAAAAAGGTTATCTGCATCGAACCCATGGCGGTGCAGTGCCTGTTGGCAATCAGTTAAAACATATTTCTACCCCTGTTGATTTAGACTATGAAGAAAGTGGTGAAGCATTCCGGATCAGATCAAACCAGAACACAGACACCAAAATTAAAATGGCTAAAAAAGCATTAGCCTATATTGAACCCGGCGACATTATTCTTCTTGATAGCAGCACCAGCAGTTGGTTTTTGGCCAGGCAGATCCCTGATATTGAAATTACGGCATTAACGACATCATTAAATACAATTCACGCACTGGCATGCAAATCAAATATCCGTGTTATTGGCTTGGGTGGGGAATATTCAGAAAAGTATGAGTCTTTTAGTGGCCCACTGACTGAAAGCATTGTTAAAGAATTTAATATCAATAAATTATTTTTTTCCTGTCATGGCATTGGGTTAACCACCGGAATACGGGAAAGCAATGAAAATCAGGCTCGATTAAAACAGATGATGATTAGTGTTGCTGATAAATCAATCTTGTTATGCGACTCCAGTAAAGTAGAACGTCGTTCATTTTGTAAAGTTTGTGACTACAGCAAAATAGATGTATTAATTACTGATCAATTACCATCTGATGAATATAGAACTGAAATAGGCTGGAATAATGTAAAAATCATTGAAACCAGCAAAAAATAA
- a CDS encoding substrate-binding domain-containing protein yields the protein MKKAGLACVIATILASSATYAADSFKMGVVVKIGGIPWFNAMEAGIKKEAAKQGVEAWQIGPTAADPALQVRAIEDLIAQKVDVIGVVPNDAKVLEPVLEKAQKAGIKVIVHESPNQKFADWDFELVDAKQHGINHMKKLAECMKGEGKYVAYVGSLTVPLHNLWADSAIEYQKANYPKMTLAADKFGVAESLDDTMRTTKDLMSKNKDLKGIIAFGSQGPIGAGRAVMQRNKTNDICVVGPFSPGQGESLVMKGAIDGGYIWNPMTAGEVFVRVAKMMMQGQEIKDGMTIDGMGQVKVDASSKTILGNQVESEDKENIKKLVKMGL from the coding sequence ATGAAAAAAGCAGGTCTTGCTTGTGTGATTGCTACTATTTTAGCATCTTCAGCCACTTATGCCGCTGACAGTTTTAAAATGGGTGTGGTTGTAAAAATAGGTGGTATTCCATGGTTTAATGCTATGGAAGCAGGTATTAAAAAAGAAGCAGCCAAACAAGGTGTTGAAGCTTGGCAAATTGGCCCAACAGCCGCTGACCCAGCATTACAAGTACGCGCAATTGAAGATTTGATTGCACAAAAAGTAGATGTTATTGGCGTAGTACCAAATGATGCAAAAGTACTGGAACCTGTTCTAGAAAAAGCACAAAAAGCCGGTATTAAAGTTATCGTGCATGAATCACCAAATCAAAAATTTGCGGATTGGGATTTTGAATTAGTTGATGCCAAACAACACGGTATCAATCATATGAAAAAACTCGCGGAATGTATGAAAGGCGAAGGCAAATATGTCGCATATGTTGGCAGTCTAACAGTGCCTTTACATAATCTATGGGCTGATTCTGCTATTGAATATCAAAAAGCCAATTATCCAAAAATGACGCTGGCCGCCGATAAATTTGGGGTTGCGGAATCACTGGATGACACCATGCGCACCACCAAAGATCTGATGTCTAAAAACAAAGATCTGAAAGGTATCATTGCTTTTGGTTCACAAGGCCCTATCGGTGCGGGTCGCGCTGTGATGCAACGTAATAAAACCAATGATATCTGTGTAGTTGGCCCATTCAGCCCAGGACAAGGCGAATCTTTGGTTATGAAAGGCGCTATCGATGGCGGCTATATCTGGAACCCAATGACTGCCGGTGAAGTCTTTGTTCGTGTTGCAAAAATGATGATGCAAGGCCAAGAAATTAAAGACGGCATGACTATCGATGGTATGGGTCAGGTTAAAGTTGATGCAAGCTCCAAAACCATTTTAGGTAATCAGGTTGAAAGTGAAGATAAAGAGAACATTAAGAAATTAGTCAAAATGGGTCTCTGA
- the norW gene encoding NADH:flavorubredoxin reductase NorW — protein MAAHHPVVIVGSGYAGLQLARQFRRHAPATPLVIVCADDGADYPKPQLSHAISKRQSATDLIRKSAKEVALELKALLLTGQQVKAIDPERQVIQLAARELPYRDLVLAVGAEAWVPPIKGDAVDTIITLNSLQHYQQYREQLANSQRVLIVGSGLIGSELANDFLLAGKQVTLCDPTDRLLCSLTPDFVSERLHSVLAQAGCEFAFNTTLAALNQQSEGLQATFSDGSSIVVDSVVCAAGLRPRITLAKAAGLNTNRGVVVDKQLATSAPHIYALGDCAEIDGQLLPYLQPITVSAQALAKTLAGEQTRVQWPVMPVNVKTSSYPVQLAGEVRSDDLIWQLDEDQNGLTGQAFRQDVLVGFVTSGQHITRSMALIKQLAEN, from the coding sequence ATGGCAGCACATCATCCGGTCGTGATCGTCGGCAGTGGTTATGCCGGTCTGCAACTGGCGCGACAATTCCGCCGTCATGCGCCCGCCACACCACTGGTTATTGTCTGCGCCGATGATGGCGCGGACTACCCAAAACCGCAATTGAGCCACGCGATCAGTAAACGTCAGTCAGCAACCGATCTGATCCGAAAATCGGCGAAAGAAGTTGCGCTGGAATTAAAGGCATTATTGCTGACTGGGCAACAAGTTAAAGCGATTGACCCTGAACGACAAGTGATTCAACTGGCGGCGCGGGAATTACCTTATCGCGATCTGGTGCTGGCCGTGGGGGCTGAGGCGTGGGTACCGCCTATCAAGGGGGATGCCGTTGATACAATCATCACGCTGAACAGTTTGCAGCATTATCAGCAATATCGGGAGCAATTGGCGAACAGCCAACGGGTATTGATCGTCGGCAGTGGACTGATTGGCAGTGAACTGGCGAATGATTTCCTGCTGGCTGGAAAACAAGTCACCTTGTGCGACCCGACTGATCGCTTGTTGTGTTCGCTAACGCCTGATTTTGTCAGCGAGCGATTGCATTCTGTACTGGCACAGGCCGGCTGTGAGTTTGCTTTCAACACAACCTTAGCCGCATTAAATCAGCAAAGTGAAGGCCTGCAGGCAACCTTCAGTGATGGCTCATCGATTGTAGTTGATAGCGTGGTGTGTGCTGCTGGGTTGCGTCCGCGAATTACCTTGGCGAAAGCCGCCGGGCTGAATACCAATCGTGGCGTTGTGGTTGATAAACAGCTGGCAACCAGTGCGCCACATATTTATGCGCTCGGCGATTGTGCAGAAATTGACGGGCAGTTATTACCTTATTTACAACCGATCACCGTGAGCGCACAAGCGTTGGCGAAAACATTGGCGGGTGAACAGACGCGGGTGCAATGGCCGGTGATGCCGGTCAATGTCAAAACCAGCAGTTATCCGGTTCAGCTGGCGGGTGAAGTTCGCAGTGATGATTTGATCTGGCAGTTAGACGAAGACCAAAATGGCCTGACCGGACAAGCATTCCGACAAGATGTATTGGTTGGTTTTGTCACCAGCGGGCAACATATCACGCGTAGTATGGCGTTGATAAAGCAGTTGGCTGAAAATTAG